Proteins encoded within one genomic window of Ranitomeya variabilis isolate aRanVar5 chromosome 4, aRanVar5.hap1, whole genome shotgun sequence:
- the LOC143767309 gene encoding uncharacterized protein LOC143767309, translating to MENKNHQTTDEHEVAHTGEKPFSCSQSGKCYNTKSRFLSHQRSHSGKKLFSCLKCGKYFKRKSDLVSHQKPHTGEKTFLCSECGKCFSEKKILVRHQRTHTREKTFLCSECGDCFNQKLHLVRHQRTHTGQKPFSCSECGKCFIDKTHLVTHQRTHTGEKPFSCSECGKCFSLKKTLVKHQITHTGEKPFLCSECGSCFNQISHLVRHQRTHTGEKPFPCSECGKCFRRKFDLVTHQRRHTGEKPFSCSECGKCFIEKSHLVKHQRTHTGQKPFSCSECGKCFKDKSHLITHQRTHTGEKPFSCSECGKCFIDKSYLVKHQRTHILEMPFSCLKCEKYFKRKSNLVSHQKTHKVQVDAI from the coding sequence atggaaaacaaaaaccaccaAACTACTGATGAACATGAAgtagctcacacaggggagaaaccattttcatgttcacaatcTGGGAAATGTTACAATACTAAATCAAGATTTCTTTCACACCAGAGAAGTCACTCAGGGAAGAAGTTATTTTCATGTTtaaaatgtgggaaatattttaaaagGAAATCAGATCTTGTTTCACATCAAAaacctcacacaggggagaagacatttttatgctcagaatgtgggaaatgttttagtgagaaaaaaattcttgttagacatcagagaactcacacaagggaaaaaacatttttatgttccgaatgtggggattgttttaatcagaaattacatcttgttagacatcagagaactcacacagggcaaaagccgttttcatgttcagaatgtggtaaatgttttattgATAAAACACATCTGGTTACACATCAAAGAACCCACACtggtgaaaagccattttcatgctcagaatgtgggaaatgttttagtttGAAAAAAACTCTTGTGAAAcatcaaataactcacacaggggagaaaccgtttTTATGTTCCGAATGTGGGAGTTGTTTTAATCAGAtatcacatcttgttagacatcagagaactcacactggtgaaaagccatttccatgttcagaatgtgggaaatgttttagacgTAAATtcgatcttgttacacatcagagaaggcacacaggggaaaagccattttcatgttcagaatgtgggaaatgttttatcgagaaatcacatcttgttaagcatcagagaactcacactgggcaaaagccattttcatgttcagaatgtggtaaatgttttaaagataaatcacatcttattacacatcagagaactcatacgggggaaaagccattttcatgttcagaatgtgggaaatgttttatagataaatcatatcttgttaaacatcagagaactcacatatTGGAGATGCCATTTTCATGTTTAAAATGTGAGAAATATTTTAAAAGGAAATCTAATCTTGTTTCGCATCAAAAAACTCACAAAGTTCAGGTAGATGCTATTTGA